In Ostrea edulis chromosome 6, xbOstEdul1.1, whole genome shotgun sequence, a single window of DNA contains:
- the LOC125683699 gene encoding beta-1,3-galactosyltransferase brn-like isoform X1: protein MSIVTTSGLQRVGGTAFGGIWTERFPPGDGTHARRSCLHGPRRKERDMELYTPTLWQKRQSKASVIKGVLSIYFRSPKRALLLTLVFLSVLLLIIQLLRTVFWPKEFIYQCYEDYGYPLNKTVVNSHPYRYITNASSTCAGVPEVLVITLVKSAAGNFKQRHYIRKTWGKDAKKKNLRLVFLLGHNKENQFMVEYENNMEGDIVQQDFHDNYYNNTIKVTMALNWVSTFCKNAKYIQIVDDDMFINFQNALGFLEDKRESGRFYLYAGYHIREPTPERSMESKWYISPTLYSFDCFPPYIAGGYVLMNSRTAAAFQKIIPYIPTLPFDDVYFGIVSQKLSIIPSHINTLDVSRPLTSREKVKCLIALHDYTTMEDFLHAYNITHNRFLEGR, encoded by the exons ATGTCTATCGTTACCACCTCTGGACTACAACGAGTGGG AGGGACAGCGTTTGGGGGAATCTGGACTGAAAGATTTCCTCCTGGTGACGGAACCCACGCCAGGAGGAGCTGTCTGCATGGACCTCGGAGGAAGGAGCGAGATATGGAGCTGTACACGCCGACCCTGTGGCAGAAAAg GCAGTCTAAGGCATCTGTGATAAAGGGCGTGTTATCTATATACTTCCGGAGTCCAAAACGAGCCTTGTTGTTGACTTTAGTCTTTTTGTCCGTCCTCTTACTGATTATACAACTATTGAGAACTGTGTTTTGGCCAAAAGAGTTCATCTACCAGTGTTATGAGGATTATGGATATCCATTGAATAAAACAGTTGTAAACTCGCATCCTTATAGGTATATAACTAATGCGTCATCAACTTGCGCAGGTGTACCGGAAGTACTTGTCATAACGCTCGTCAAGTCCGCAGCGGGAAACTTCAAACAGCGACATTACATAAGGAAAACATGGGGCAAAGACGCCAAAAAGAAGAATCTAAGATTAGTTTTCCTTTTGGGACACAATAAAGAGAACCAGTTTATGGTAGAATATGAAAACAACATGGAAGGCGACATCGTACAGCAAGATTTTCACGATAACTATTACAACAATACAATCAAAGTTACCATGGCACTTAACTGGGTTTCTACCTTCtgcaaaaatgcaaaatatattcAGATTGTTGATGATGATAtgttcattaattttcaaaatgctCTCGGTTTTCTTGAGGACAAGAGAGAGAGCGGTCGTTTCTATCTCTACGCGGGATATCATATACGAGAACCAACCCCGGAGCGAAGCATGGAATCTAAGTGGTATATATCTCCTACACTCTATTCATTTGACTGTTTTCCTCCATATATAGCCGGGGGATATGTTCTAATGAACTCTAGGACTGCCGCAGCGTTTCAGAAAATTATCCCATACATTCCCACTCTGCCGTTTGACGATGTGTATTTTGGCATTGTCTCTCAGAAATTATCAATCATTCCGTCCCACATAAACACTTTGGACGTTAGTCGACCCCTGACCTCGCGAGAGAAAGTTAAGTGCCTTATAGCTCTACATGATTATACAACTATGGAAGACTTTTTGCATGCATATAATATAACGCATAATAGATTTCTAGAGGGAAGATAA
- the LOC125683699 gene encoding beta-1,3-galactosyltransferase brn-like isoform X2 produces MELYTPTLWQKRQSKASVIKGVLSIYFRSPKRALLLTLVFLSVLLLIIQLLRTVFWPKEFIYQCYEDYGYPLNKTVVNSHPYRYITNASSTCAGVPEVLVITLVKSAAGNFKQRHYIRKTWGKDAKKKNLRLVFLLGHNKENQFMVEYENNMEGDIVQQDFHDNYYNNTIKVTMALNWVSTFCKNAKYIQIVDDDMFINFQNALGFLEDKRESGRFYLYAGYHIREPTPERSMESKWYISPTLYSFDCFPPYIAGGYVLMNSRTAAAFQKIIPYIPTLPFDDVYFGIVSQKLSIIPSHINTLDVSRPLTSREKVKCLIALHDYTTMEDFLHAYNITHNRFLEGR; encoded by the exons ATGGAGCTGTACACGCCGACCCTGTGGCAGAAAAg GCAGTCTAAGGCATCTGTGATAAAGGGCGTGTTATCTATATACTTCCGGAGTCCAAAACGAGCCTTGTTGTTGACTTTAGTCTTTTTGTCCGTCCTCTTACTGATTATACAACTATTGAGAACTGTGTTTTGGCCAAAAGAGTTCATCTACCAGTGTTATGAGGATTATGGATATCCATTGAATAAAACAGTTGTAAACTCGCATCCTTATAGGTATATAACTAATGCGTCATCAACTTGCGCAGGTGTACCGGAAGTACTTGTCATAACGCTCGTCAAGTCCGCAGCGGGAAACTTCAAACAGCGACATTACATAAGGAAAACATGGGGCAAAGACGCCAAAAAGAAGAATCTAAGATTAGTTTTCCTTTTGGGACACAATAAAGAGAACCAGTTTATGGTAGAATATGAAAACAACATGGAAGGCGACATCGTACAGCAAGATTTTCACGATAACTATTACAACAATACAATCAAAGTTACCATGGCACTTAACTGGGTTTCTACCTTCtgcaaaaatgcaaaatatattcAGATTGTTGATGATGATAtgttcattaattttcaaaatgctCTCGGTTTTCTTGAGGACAAGAGAGAGAGCGGTCGTTTCTATCTCTACGCGGGATATCATATACGAGAACCAACCCCGGAGCGAAGCATGGAATCTAAGTGGTATATATCTCCTACACTCTATTCATTTGACTGTTTTCCTCCATATATAGCCGGGGGATATGTTCTAATGAACTCTAGGACTGCCGCAGCGTTTCAGAAAATTATCCCATACATTCCCACTCTGCCGTTTGACGATGTGTATTTTGGCATTGTCTCTCAGAAATTATCAATCATTCCGTCCCACATAAACACTTTGGACGTTAGTCGACCCCTGACCTCGCGAGAGAAAGTTAAGTGCCTTATAGCTCTACATGATTATACAACTATGGAAGACTTTTTGCATGCATATAATATAACGCATAATAGATTTCTAGAGGGAAGATAA